Proteins co-encoded in one Osmerus mordax isolate fOsmMor3 chromosome 11, fOsmMor3.pri, whole genome shotgun sequence genomic window:
- the prss59 gene encoding thymus-specific serine protease, translating to MAFLHSRHRLSYAVLFIVVFLVCGTCEAKLKGFRKCTNVLNYNTDVGVSDEQWFVQKLDHFNGADSREWKQRYFVNDDFYKAGGPVFLMIGGEGPANPAWMQTGSWLTYAKKFGALCLMLEHRFYGKSHPTEDLSTENLRFLSSRQALADLAHFRTVMAAGRGLDNRKWVAFGGSYPGSLAAWFRLKYPHLVHAAVATSAPVHATINFPEYLEVVRRSLASESPQCPLLVKKASDTLMDLLKDPLNFPNITKDFNLCSKLQVQSDMDSAYLLETLAGNFMDVVQYNKDNREFEGVVGTNITIEVLCGVMADASLGEPYARYAAVARLLMDTFSMKCLDASYANNQRDMSNTSWSGPAAGGGRQWVYQTCTEFGFYQSTDSPDQPFGGFPLPYHVKQCSDYYSVSAQTLGDAVAQTNEYYGGYDIHSSRIVFPNGSIDPWHALGITRDISDDLPAIFIKGTAHCANMYPARSQDPPQLTLARDHVLMLLQSWLSDGQLR from the exons ATGGCTTTTCTACATTCTAGGCACCGTCTGTCTTATGCAGTACTATTCATTGTCGTATTTCTTGTATGTGGAACTTGTGAGGCTAAATTGAAAGGATTTCGCAAATGTACCAATGTGCTAAATTACAATACAGATGTCGGGGTATCCGATGAACAGTGGTTTGTTCAAAAACTAGATCACTTCAACGGTGCAGACAGCCGAGAATGGAAACAA AGGTACTTTGTGAACGACGACTTCTACAAAGCCGGTGGTCCGGTGTTTCTGATGATTGGAGGGGAGGGTCCTGCCAACCCTGCATGGATGCAGACAGGGTCCTGGCTGACATACGCCAAGAAGTTTGGTGCTTTGTGCCTGATGCTGGAGCACCGCTTCTACGGCAAGAGTCACCCCACAGA aGACCTGAGCACTGAGAACCTGCGCTTCCTCAGTAGCCGCCAGGCCCTGGCCGACCTCGCTCACTTCCGCACCGTCATGGCCGCCGGGCGGGGGCTGGACAACAGGAAGTGGGTGGCGTTCGGGGGCTCGTACCCGGGATCGCTGGCCGCCTGGTTCCGACTGAAGTACCCTCATCTGGTTCATGCTGCTGTTGCTACCAGTGCACCTGTCCACGCCACCATCAACTTCCCAG agTATCTGGAGGTAGTAAGGCGCTCTCTAGCCTCTGAAAGTCCAcagtgccccctgctggtgaaaAAGGCGTCTGACACTCTGATGGATCTTCTCAAAGACCCCCTCAACTTCCCCAACATCACCAAAGACTTCAA tcTGTGTTCCAAGCTGCAGGTCCAGTCGGACATGGACTCGGCCTACCTTCTGGAGACACTCGCAGGGAATTTCATGGACGTGGTCCAGTACAACAAGGACAATAGAGAATTTGAG GGTGTGGTGGGCACCAACATCACCATCGAGGTGCTGTGTGGCGTGATGGCGGACGCCTCCCTGGGTGAACCCTACGCCAGGTACGCCGCCGTGGCCCGGCTCCTCATGGACACCTTCTCCATGAAGTGCCTCGACGCCAGCTACGCCAACAACCAGAGGGACATGAGCAACACCTCCTGGAGTGGACCTGCGGCaggcggag GGAGACAGTGGGTGTATCAGACCTGTACTGAGTTTGGGTTCTACCAGAGCACCGATTCCCCCGACCAGCCATTTGGTGGATTTCCACTCCC GTACCATGTCAAACAGTGTAGCGACTACTACAGCGTGAGTGCCCAGACTCTCGGAGACGCCGTAGCGCAGACCAACGAGTACTACGGAGGCTACGACATCCACTCCTCCAGGATCGTCTTCCCCAACGGCTCCATCGACCCCTGGCACGCTCTGGGGATCACCCGCGACATCTCCGATGACCTGCCCGCCATCTTTATCAAGG GGACGGCCCACTGCGCCAACATGTACCCCGCCAGGAGTCAGGACCCTCCTCAACTGACCCTGGCCCGGGACCATGTCCTCATGCTTCTTCAAAGTTGGCTTAGTGACGGACAATTACGCTGA
- the serpine2 gene encoding glia-derived nexin isoform X1: MHTLHIRTSVFFFICRLTLPLNAERYSSSKSFSQRDLTMGHLSIVCLCVLLALCGHPGVLSQAPSYGERGSDLGLQVFQQVVRSRPQENVVISPHGVASVLGMLMPGAHAETRRQLLTALRYKKNGPYKMLKKLHKTLTSKANQDIVTIANAMFIQEGFPMMEEFVNANQGNFQCEARSMDFSNTERAANIINDWVNNRTKGLIPSLLKPDMLDGALTRLVAVNSIYFKGLWKSRFLPENTKMRTFNGGNGNTYKVPMMSQLSVFNIGLASTPQGLKYMVIELPYHGNSLSMLIVLPSEDVLLADVVPHISTATVQSWTKLLHLGKIRLMLPKFTADAEVDLRAPLSALGITDIFDEGKADFRHLSSEAVYVSKALQKAKIEVNEDGTKAAAATAAILLARSSPPWVVVDRPFLFLTRHNPTGTILFMGQINQP; the protein is encoded by the exons ATGCATACATTGCACATAAGGacgagtgtttttttttttatttgtcgaCTGACGCTTCCGCTGAATGCTGAAAGATATTCTTCATCCAAATCATTTAG TCAGAGAGACCTAACAATGGGACACCTCTccattgtgtgtctatgtgtgctgTTGGCCCTGTGTGGCCATCCGGGGGTGCTCTCCCAGGCCCCCTCTTATGGCGAGCGGGGCTCAGACCTGGGTCTCCAGGTGTTCCAGCAGGTGGTACGTTCTAGACCCCAGGAGAACGTGGTGATCTCCCCCCACGGTGTGGCCTCCGTCCTAGGCATGCTAATGCCGGGGGCCCATGCAGAGACTAGGAGACAGCTTCTCACTGCACTCCGCTACAAGAAGAATG gCCCTTACAAAATGTTGAAGAAACTCCACAAGACTCTGACATCCAAGGCCAACCAGGACATTGTGACCATCGCTAACGCCATGTTTATCCAGGAAGGATTCCCCATGATGGAGGAGTTTGTAAACGCCAACCAGGGAAACTTCCAGTGTGAGGCTAGGAGCATGGACTTCAGCAACACAGAGAGGGCTGCCAATATCATCAATGACTGGGTCAATAACCGTACCAAAG GCCTAATCCCAAGCCTGTTGAAGCCAGACATGTTGGACGGAGCCCTAACACGTCTGGTAGCAGTCAACTCCATCTACTTCAAGGGCCTGTGGAAGTCTCGCTTCCTGCCTGAGAACACCAAGATGAGGACCTTCAATGGAGGCAACGGGAATACTTACAAGGTCCCCATGATGTCCCAGCTGTCTGTCTTCAATATAG GTCTAGCCAGCACCCCCCAGGGCCTGAAGTACATGGTTATTGAGCTGCCGTATCACGGCAACAGCTTGAGCATGCTGATAGTCTTGCCCTCCGAGGATGTGCTCCTTGCAGATGTGGTTCCACACATCAGCACAGCCACTGTACAGAGCTGGACCAAACTGCTGCACCTGGGGAAGATCCGCCTCATGCTTCCCAA GTTTACTGCAGACGCAGAGGTGGACCTTAGAGCCCCCCTTTCGGCACTGGGGATAACAGACATCTTTGATGAGGGCAAAGCAGACTTCAGACACCTGA GTTCTGAAGCCGTGTATGTATCAAAGGCTCTCCAGAAAGCCAAAATCGAGGTCAATGAGGATGGAACAAAAGCAGCTGCTGCCACTG CGGCCATATTGCTCGCCAGATCGTCTCCACCTTGGGTTGTCGTGGACAGaccttttctcttcctcaccAGACACAATCCAACAG GTACTATTCTCTTCATGGGTCAGATCAACCAGCCTTGA
- the serpine2 gene encoding glia-derived nexin isoform X2, which translates to MGHLSIVCLCVLLALCGHPGVLSQAPSYGERGSDLGLQVFQQVVRSRPQENVVISPHGVASVLGMLMPGAHAETRRQLLTALRYKKNGPYKMLKKLHKTLTSKANQDIVTIANAMFIQEGFPMMEEFVNANQGNFQCEARSMDFSNTERAANIINDWVNNRTKGLIPSLLKPDMLDGALTRLVAVNSIYFKGLWKSRFLPENTKMRTFNGGNGNTYKVPMMSQLSVFNIGLASTPQGLKYMVIELPYHGNSLSMLIVLPSEDVLLADVVPHISTATVQSWTKLLHLGKIRLMLPKFTADAEVDLRAPLSALGITDIFDEGKADFRHLSSEAVYVSKALQKAKIEVNEDGTKAAAATAAILLARSSPPWVVVDRPFLFLTRHNPTGTILFMGQINQP; encoded by the exons ATGGGACACCTCTccattgtgtgtctatgtgtgctgTTGGCCCTGTGTGGCCATCCGGGGGTGCTCTCCCAGGCCCCCTCTTATGGCGAGCGGGGCTCAGACCTGGGTCTCCAGGTGTTCCAGCAGGTGGTACGTTCTAGACCCCAGGAGAACGTGGTGATCTCCCCCCACGGTGTGGCCTCCGTCCTAGGCATGCTAATGCCGGGGGCCCATGCAGAGACTAGGAGACAGCTTCTCACTGCACTCCGCTACAAGAAGAATG gCCCTTACAAAATGTTGAAGAAACTCCACAAGACTCTGACATCCAAGGCCAACCAGGACATTGTGACCATCGCTAACGCCATGTTTATCCAGGAAGGATTCCCCATGATGGAGGAGTTTGTAAACGCCAACCAGGGAAACTTCCAGTGTGAGGCTAGGAGCATGGACTTCAGCAACACAGAGAGGGCTGCCAATATCATCAATGACTGGGTCAATAACCGTACCAAAG GCCTAATCCCAAGCCTGTTGAAGCCAGACATGTTGGACGGAGCCCTAACACGTCTGGTAGCAGTCAACTCCATCTACTTCAAGGGCCTGTGGAAGTCTCGCTTCCTGCCTGAGAACACCAAGATGAGGACCTTCAATGGAGGCAACGGGAATACTTACAAGGTCCCCATGATGTCCCAGCTGTCTGTCTTCAATATAG GTCTAGCCAGCACCCCCCAGGGCCTGAAGTACATGGTTATTGAGCTGCCGTATCACGGCAACAGCTTGAGCATGCTGATAGTCTTGCCCTCCGAGGATGTGCTCCTTGCAGATGTGGTTCCACACATCAGCACAGCCACTGTACAGAGCTGGACCAAACTGCTGCACCTGGGGAAGATCCGCCTCATGCTTCCCAA GTTTACTGCAGACGCAGAGGTGGACCTTAGAGCCCCCCTTTCGGCACTGGGGATAACAGACATCTTTGATGAGGGCAAAGCAGACTTCAGACACCTGA GTTCTGAAGCCGTGTATGTATCAAAGGCTCTCCAGAAAGCCAAAATCGAGGTCAATGAGGATGGAACAAAAGCAGCTGCTGCCACTG CGGCCATATTGCTCGCCAGATCGTCTCCACCTTGGGTTGTCGTGGACAGaccttttctcttcctcaccAGACACAATCCAACAG GTACTATTCTCTTCATGGGTCAGATCAACCAGCCTTGA